Proteins encoded in a region of the Neodiprion virginianus isolate iyNeoVirg1 chromosome 2, iyNeoVirg1.1, whole genome shotgun sequence genome:
- the LOC124296976 gene encoding uncharacterized protein LOC124296976, protein MKLFALILVALLGTANASLDDDIQELLDLIPTDEIREITVWYAENDEQFQWVVAYLQSDSFHAIVNAIRAEPAYDEFVEYLAYNGVNIYELIAKIQEILGLDSLRMVNLPRSYRTAPRSFHGWMDEVMALIPFTEIRELAIEKSQTSGDFQDLIKAISSEEFQTIVEAVVAVPEYQDLLTAGRDHGVPIDTWLDAIYAFFGWTRA, encoded by the exons atgaaattaTTCGCACTGATTTTGGTCGCCCTCTTGGGCACGGCAAATG CCTCCCTCGACGATGACATTCAAGAATTGTTGGACCTCATCCCCACCGACGAAATCCGTGAAATCACTGTTTGGTACGCCGAAAACGACGAGCAGTTCCAGTGGGTTGTAGCTTACCTGCAAAGCGATTCTTTCCATGCGATCGTTAACGCGATTCGCGCCGAGCCAGCCTACGACGAG TTCGTCGAATACCTGGCCTACAACGGTGTCAACATTTACGAGCTGATCGCAAAGATCCAGGAAATTCTGGGACTCGACAGCCTCAGGATGGTGAACCTACCACGCTCCTACCGCACCGCGCCAAGATCCTTCCACGGGTGGATGGACGAGGTCATGGCTCTGATCCCCTTCACAGAGATCAGGGAACTTGCCATAGAGAAGTCCCAGACTAGTGGAGACTTCCAG GATTTGATTAAGGCCATATCCAGCGAGGAATTCCAGACCATTGTCGAGGCTGTCGTCGCCGTTCCTGAGTACCAGGACCTTCTGACCGCCGGTCGTGACCACGGAGTGCCCATTGACACCTGGCTTGACGCCATCTACGCGTTTTTCGGCTGGACCAGGGCTTGA
- the LOC124297682 gene encoding probable cytochrome P450 4aa1: protein MLCICDFNENGAWACVAVLVVIYAIYAFRNYFRIVRFILTLSGPPALPLVGNAYLATDKTLLQQMSHTAYDMYGPIFRIWLTVFPAVVLFEPADIQVILSSSKHLEKTYFYRMLHNFVGDGLITSEGDRWKIHRKILQPAFHLNILDRFTDTFAECANHLVQGIINSGEKNVNLTKFVNDAVIDILNETILGVTLVSKKQMQMEEEESPFRKGQVVAPYRMVHPWLLVNWIYEMTATGQRENAHRAELFMTCKKMIAEKREVIRKTKSKIISEVDDPQRKTSMLEFMVEVSEKNPSFTEDDIVNECCTFMLAGQDSVGSAVAITMFLLATHHEWQQKCVQELEDIFEADSRSPTMKDLREMRCLEMCIKESLRLYPSVPTFARKLGEDTKVGNYVIPAGCDVFVAPYATHRLPHHYPDPHTFDPTRFDPDNSEKRHPYAFFPFSAGPRNCIGYKFAMLEMKALISAVLRNFHLSPIPGKEEVRPKFRLTLRAQGGLWVNFRPRYSNLVENLYVSM, encoded by the exons TGTGATTTTAACGAGAATGGTGCTTGGGCATGCGTCGCGGTGCTGGTGGTCATCTACGCCATTTACGCCTTTAGAAATTACTTCAGGATCGTCAGATTCATCCTGACCTTAAGCGGCCCTCCGGCATTGCCTTTGGTAGGAAATGCCTATCTTGCCACAGATAAGACTC TTTTGCAGCAGATGTCTCATACGGCCTACGACATGTACGGTCCCATCTTCAGGATATGGCTGACGGTGTTTCCAGCGGTGGTCCTCTTCGAGCCGGCCGATATCCAGGTGATTCTCAGCAGCAGCAAGCACTTGGAAAAGACTTACTTCTACCGAATGCTCCACAATTTCGTTGGCGACGGACTGATAACGAGCGAAGGTGATCGTTGGAAGATCCATCGGAAGATCCTTCAGCCAGCTTTCCATCTCAACATCCTTGATCGGTTTACCGACACCTTTGCCGAATGTGCCAACCATCTCGTCCAGGGGATCATCAATTCTGGCGAGAAGAATGTCAACCTGACCAAGTTCGTGAACGACGCGGTTATCGACATTCTCAACG aaaccATTCTTGGCGTTACTCTGGTTTCCAAGAAGCAAATGCAGATGGAAGAAGAGGAATCTCCCTTCAGAAA AGGTCAAGTAGTGGCTCCGTATCGCATGGTACATCCGTGGCTCCTGGTGAATTGGATTTACGAGATGACGGCTACCGGGCAACGCGAAAACGCTCATCGGGCCGAGCTCTTCATGACATGCAAGAAGATGATTGCCGAGAAGCGAGAAGTCATTAGGAAGACGAAGTCGAAGATAATCAGCGAGGTTGACGACCCCCAGCGGAAGACGTCGATGCTGGAATTCATGGTCGAAGTCAGCGAGAAGAATCCGAGCTTTACGGAAGACGACATCGTCAACGAGTGCTGCACGTTCATGCTTGCCGGTCAGGATTCCGTCGGCTCTGCAGTCGCCATCACGATGTTCCTCCTCGCTACTCACCACGAGTGGCAGCAGAAGTGCGTCCAAGAGCTGGAAGACATTTTCGAGGCCGACTCCAGGTCACCGACGATGAAGGACCTCAGAGAGATGCGCTGCCTCGAGATGTGCATCAAAGAGTCCCTGAGACTCTATCCCAGCGTTCCAACCTTCGCCAGAAAGCTGGGAGAGGACACTAAAGTCG GAAACTACGTGATCCCCGCAGGATGCGATGTTTTCGTAGCACCCTATGCCACCCATCGATTACCACACCACTATCCAGATCCGCACACTTTCGACCCGACGAGGTTCGATCCTGACAACAGCGAAAAGAGACACCCCTATGCCTTCTTTCCCTTTAGTGCGGGGCCGAGGAACTGTATCG GGTACAAGTTTGCGATGTTGGAAATGAAGGCGTTGATCAGCGCGGTCCTTCGGAACTTTCACCTCAGTCCGATACCCGGAAAAGAAGAGGTCCGGCCTAAGTTCAGGCTCACTTTGCGGGCGCAGGGTGGCCTTTGGGTAAATTTCAGACCGAGATATTCAAATCTGGTTGAAAATCTTTATGTTAGCATGTAA
- the LOC124298634 gene encoding uncharacterized protein LOC124298634 isoform X1: MYLRCVILVSVVTCSMGLEFEELGGVEASRAQPLTRRKMVHCFDENVKYLGPKSFEVEKHNRNEETRMSITRSKRRAKCTVETTVLNDDPSDGYDRSYHHHRHHNPPPKNFNTKTSYSVSRTVTSPPVEHNFNTRHSSSSADSDVSSQIAHDSHPILENLPTIPHLPAIPHIGHEATYPHQGDGAVESTDENDRNAHDTAFGGPEPGPGEKTITFKTNTHRQEKVDQRGFVREKTNGYPVRPNEDWRARFKDMPFLVDENGRIIGNAASSTFDSSFFGVKFTFVLLLQITIWVFLAL; encoded by the exons ATGTATCTG AGGTGCGTTATCCTCGTGTCTGTTGTTACATGCTCTATGGGCCTGGAATTTGAA GAGCTGGGAGGAGTCGAAGCCAGCCGAGCTCAACCTTTGACACGTAGAAAGATGGTGCACTGTTTTGACGAGAACGTAAAATACCTTGGACCGAAGAGCTTCGAGGTTGAGAAGCACAACAGAAAC GAGGAGACCAGGATGTCGATAACCCGTAGCAAGCGAAGGGCGAAATGCACTGTCGAAACGACCGTCTTGAACGACGATCCGAGCGACGGCTACGATCGTAGCTACCATCATCATCGCCATCACAATCCACCCCCGAAGAACTTCAACACGAAGACCTCCTACAGCGTGAGCAGAACGGTGACGTCGCCACCTGTCGAGCACAACTTCAATACGCGAcattcctcctcctccgccgaCAGCGATGTCTCGTCCCAAATCGCCCACGACTCGCATCCAATCCTTGAAAACCTACCGACTATACCCCATCTTCCGGCCATTCCCCACATCGGCCATGAGGCGACTTACCCCCATCAAGGAGACGGCGCCGTTGAATCGACAGATGAAAACGATCG CAACGCCCACGACACGGCCTTCGGGGGTCCGGAACCGGGCCCAGGGGAGAAGACGATTACGTTCAAGACGAACACTCACCGGCAGGAGAAGGTCGACCAGCGTGGATTCGTAAGGGAGAAGACTAACGGATATCCGGTGCGACCGAACGAGGATTGGAGGGCCAGGTTCAAGGACATGCCGTTCCTCGTCGACGAAAATGGTCGCATCATCGGGAATGCTGCAAGCTCCACTTTTGATTCCAGCTTTTTCGGTGTAAAATTCACGTTTGTTCTTCTTCTGCAGATCACGATCTGGGTTTTCCTCGCATTGTAA
- the LOC124298634 gene encoding uncharacterized protein LOC124298634 isoform X2, giving the protein MVHCFDENVKYLGPKSFEVEKHNRNEETRMSITRSKRRAKCTVETTVLNDDPSDGYDRSYHHHRHHNPPPKNFNTKTSYSVSRTVTSPPVEHNFNTRHSSSSADSDVSSQIAHDSHPILENLPTIPHLPAIPHIGHEATYPHQGDGAVESTDENDRNAHDTAFGGPEPGPGEKTITFKTNTHRQEKVDQRGFVREKTNGYPVRPNEDWRARFKDMPFLVDENGRIIGNAASSTFDSSFFGVKFTFVLLLQITIWVFLAL; this is encoded by the exons ATGGTGCACTGTTTTGACGAGAACGTAAAATACCTTGGACCGAAGAGCTTCGAGGTTGAGAAGCACAACAGAAAC GAGGAGACCAGGATGTCGATAACCCGTAGCAAGCGAAGGGCGAAATGCACTGTCGAAACGACCGTCTTGAACGACGATCCGAGCGACGGCTACGATCGTAGCTACCATCATCATCGCCATCACAATCCACCCCCGAAGAACTTCAACACGAAGACCTCCTACAGCGTGAGCAGAACGGTGACGTCGCCACCTGTCGAGCACAACTTCAATACGCGAcattcctcctcctccgccgaCAGCGATGTCTCGTCCCAAATCGCCCACGACTCGCATCCAATCCTTGAAAACCTACCGACTATACCCCATCTTCCGGCCATTCCCCACATCGGCCATGAGGCGACTTACCCCCATCAAGGAGACGGCGCCGTTGAATCGACAGATGAAAACGATCG CAACGCCCACGACACGGCCTTCGGGGGTCCGGAACCGGGCCCAGGGGAGAAGACGATTACGTTCAAGACGAACACTCACCGGCAGGAGAAGGTCGACCAGCGTGGATTCGTAAGGGAGAAGACTAACGGATATCCGGTGCGACCGAACGAGGATTGGAGGGCCAGGTTCAAGGACATGCCGTTCCTCGTCGACGAAAATGGTCGCATCATCGGGAATGCTGCAAGCTCCACTTTTGATTCCAGCTTTTTCGGTGTAAAATTCACGTTTGTTCTTCTTCTGCAGATCACGATCTGGGTTTTCCTCGCATTGTAA
- the LOC124297681 gene encoding methyl farnesoate epoxidase-like yields MDLSVATIFEGSWIIPSLRAAEVAWFALICLAIVLGAKYFVGTKKFGRFPPGPRGLPLVGNIFDLKRLVRDTKFHYRAWNRLAELYGPVVGIRLGFSDPIIIVSGKEAVTEMLNREEFDGRPDGFLFRHRTFGARRGIIFTDGTTWKEQRRFSLKNLRDFGFGRKTMEDIILNEAVTLARIIEEKSNDGPIRNVDRIATVAVLNSLWYLTANTRYDQEKEDAGLTEIVQIISDLLKDCDVSGGVLNYFPFLRYIVPGLSGYKSRNDRQMRVWHFFRNLVDQHKTSVNFHHGHRDLIDAYLSEIELQKFNSSSSFNELQLIALLKDLFTAGIETTNNSIGFVLLYLIANPYVQQKIHEEIDRVLGRNALPSIQTRSRMPYLNATVMEVSRLANVGPTTIPHRATADAKFMGFDIKKNYILLANLHSVHMDRGHWGDPKTFRPERFLDENGHLVKDPWMITFGAGRRKCPGENLAKNSQFLFLCCLLQKLRFELPPGEAAPCLDGINGFTISPPNFNAVAVAR; encoded by the exons ATGGATTTGTCGGTAGCAACGATTTTCGAGGGAAGTTGGATTATCCCGAGTCTGCGGGCGGCCGAGGTGGCATGGTTTGCTTTGATTTGCCTCGCCATAGTCCTGGGTGCCAAGTACTTCGTgggtaccaagaagttcgggCGTTTTCCACCCG GACCGAGGGGGTTACCGTTGGTCGGGAATATTTTCGACCTGAAACGATTGGTGAGAGACACGAAATTCCACTACAGAGCCTGGAACCGACTGGCAGAGTTGTACGGACCGGTCGTCGGTATTAGACTCGGTTTCTCAGACCCGATAATCATCGTCTCGGGTAAGGAGGCAGTGACGGAAATGCTCAATAGAGAAGAGTTCGATGGACGACCAGACGGGTTCTTGTTTCGTCATAGGACATTcggtgctcgaagaggaatTATATTCACCGATGGCACGACGTGGAAGGAGCAGAGAAG ATTCTCCCTTAAGAACCTCCGAGACTTTGGATTCGGACGTAAAACAATGGAAGacataattttgaacgagGCTGTCACGCTAGCCAGGATAATCGAAGAGAAATCGAACGATGGACCGATTCGGAATGTAGATAGAATAGCGACAGTCGCTGTTCTCAACAGTCTCTGGTATCTCACCGCCAACACAAG GTATGATCAGGAAAAGGAGGATGCTGGATTGACGGAAATCGTTCAAATAATAAGCGACCTTTTGAAGGACTGTGACGTGTCGGGTGGAGTTCTCAATTACTTTCCATTCCTCAGATACATTGTCCCAGGTCTTTCCGGCTATAAATCGAGGAACGATCGTCAGATGCGAGTCTGGCACTTCTTTAGA AATCTCGTCGATCAGCATAAGACTTCGGTGAATTTCCACCACGGCCATAGAGACCTGATCGATGCTTATCTGTCGGAGATTGAACTCCAGAAATTTAACTCGTCCTCTTCTTTCAATG AACTTCAACTTATCGCTCTCTTGAAGGACCTTTTCACCGCTGGAATCGAGACTACGAATAACAGCATCGGATTCGTGCTTCTTTACCTGATCGCTAATCCATACGTCCAGCAGAAGATACACGAGGAAATCGATCGGGTACTTGGCAGAAACGCACTACCGTCGATCCAGACAAGAAGCAG AATGCCGTACCTGAATGCCACGGTGATGGAAGTTTCCAGACTGGCGAATGTTGGCCCAACGACAATTCCACACCGAGCAACTGCTGACGCGAAGTTCATGGGCTTCGACATCAAGAAGAATTACATTCTCTTAGCCAATCTGCACAGCGTCCACATGGACCGGGGTCATTGGGGGGACCCTAAGACTTTCAGGCCAGAACGTTTTCTCGACGAAAACGGGCACTTGGTTAAGGACCCGTGGATGATCACGTTCGGAGCAG GGCGCAGAAAATGTCCGGGAGAAAACCTCGCCAAGAACAGTCAATTCCTATTCCTCTGCTGCCTCCTGCAGAAGCTGCGGTTTGAATTACCTCCTGGAGAAGCGGCACCTTGTTTGGACGGAATAAACGGGTTCACAATATCGCCTCCGAACTTCAACGCCGTGGCTGTGGCACGTTGA